In Engraulis encrasicolus isolate BLACKSEA-1 chromosome 15, IST_EnEncr_1.0, whole genome shotgun sequence, the genomic window aatgATGTTGCTGAagttctgtgttgttgtgttctgaagtgttttccatgatggaGTTATGGAAGTGTTTTTTTAATAGTTTGCAAATGAATATCTTAATATCTGCAGCAACACAAGTATTGAAGGAAAAGACATGTTTATTGTCTTAAGCCCTGTTCGGACAGGGCTACCGTAGTTTAATTCGATTTTTCTCTCAGAACGCTGGTAATAGAAATGGCTGATGCGGACTGCATTAAATAGTCTCTGCAAAGAACAGAAAGTGGCAGGGATAAATCTTTACACACCGTTGTGACTAATATTAATTTCCATTTAACTCTTCACAGGGCATCTGCTACTCTGCAGTTCCAGCGGAGCGGAGTTTAGTGGAAAAACACATTCTGCTGCCTTCACTACAGAGAGGCCGTACccttgcagccagtgtgacaagagctttaggaCAAAACAAAATCTCCAAAACCACCACAGTGTTCACacgggggagaaaccattttcaagCTTAGACTGTGAAAAGACTTTCTCAATGGCTACTACCCTCCAGCTGCATcgccgcattcacacaggagagaagccgtacgcttgcagtcagtgtaacaagagctttaagagaaaagatGAGCTCCAAAtgcaccagcgtgttcacacaggggagaaaccattttcatgcaaagactgtggaaagagtttctcacagtcttctcacctccacacacatcgtcgcattcacactggagtgagaccgtacgcttgcagtcagtgtgacaagagctttaagtcaAAAGCAGAGCTCCAAATGCACcaccgtgttcacacaggggagaaaccattttcatgcactgactgtggaaagagtttcttcTGGTCTTCTCACCTCAACACACATCGCCTtattcacactggagaaaagccatatgtttgcagccagtgtgacaagagctttaagacaaaaagagagctccaaatccaccagtctgttcacacaggggagaaaccatttttatGCACCGACTGTGGAAAGAATTTCTCACGGTATACTACCCTCCATGCACATCGTcgtattcacactggagagagaccgtacacttgcagtcagtgtgacaagagctttaagtcaAAAGCAGAGCTCCGAAgacaccagcgtgttcacacaggggagaaaccattttcgtgcactgactgtggaaagagtttctcacagtcttCTCACCTCCACaaacatcgtcgcattcacactggagagaagccgtacgcttgcagtcagtgtgacaagagctttaagacaaaaagagagctccaaatccaccagtctgttcacacaggggagaaaccatttttatGCACGCACTGTGGAAAGAATTTCTCACGGTATACTACCCTCCATgcacatcgtcgcattcacactggagaaaggcatgcaaattatcgattaattcattaatcattatttgatagccttatcaatcgacttacgattaattgataagtggcgttttcccctgaattctcaatgtttctcaaaaaaaaccctacaaaatCTAAAAAAACCAAATAAAAAATTGAGAGAAATTCCacatttcaattcattctttttcaattctttgatccaaaggtgatttaaatattcccactattcacatccctcttcacacacactcttcacatgcccatttcaccttgtcgattaattgcgattaatgttttttaatcgattaacacattgatcgattaaagtcgattaatcgattaatcgtttgcatccctactggagaaaggccgtacgcttgcagtcagtgtgacaagagctttaagtcaAAAATAGAGCTCAAAATGCACCAGCGCGTTCACAAAGGGGAGAAGCCATTTTCATGCATAGATTGTTGAAAGAGTTTCTTGTCAACTTCTAAACTCCACaaacatcgtcgcattcacactggagagaagccgtacgcttGAAGTCAGTGTAACAAGAGCTTCTCATAGACTTCTCACCTTAAGACACACTTGTTGTCACACTTGAGAGAGTAAATGAGTCGCTGTTACACGTGAGTGAGGCCGTACACTTGCAGCcaatgtgacaagagctttaagactaaGAATCTCCTCATATGTCACCAGCACATTGATACAGTAGAGAAACCCTTCTCATATGCTGACTGTGGAGAAAGCTTTAGGAGGAAAGCAGACCTTAATATTCACCAGAGGCttcacacaggagacacacaTGTGGGGGAAACCTCTATTCATACAAAGACAGCAGGAAATGTAATGTTTTAGGAGTGTACATGACCACTTCCCACCACTTACTGTATTTCTCAAACCAATGAGGGAATGAGATGGGTAATTCTGGTCAgtattaacccattggcgcctaagCCAGttcttagaaaaggtccccaatgcctgagggttttctGAGATTAGAACaattggttgaaaactcctatgaaaaattaaatatctcagcctctggaacacatagggacatgggatgaattgcatttaaaaggtaaaatcctctgctttcagcattaacactaatacattttccttaaagaaatcatatctcataatcaaatgattgaaaaaagttttatatgctttcaggataatgcttgatgctattTAATATAAgctattactattgctactgttacaatagccgactataactaaatcataataatcattattattataaatataatTAATTATAATCATTTCTTCCATAAGTCGGGGAACATTTGTCTGATACTTGCTCTCCCaacggcgagtatggccgtttcattcctccaaacgttatgcagagaccgatgagttATTTGATttcctattttgagacggggctccactttgagctggatgtgtggccgcgcgtctataatcagcatgtctaccgttgtctgcctcaccaataggctatcagcatatccgcaacttcctcagtgaaaatattctgaaatatatctataggacgtgcttcctcagatattgccACCTTCGCCAATCGCCcagagtgtcggagtgaacttttagtaatgtcgggggcgaaatctagctgactgccAGACTATTTGGAAGCCCCTCGTCCACCTCTTCATaaggccgcggcaaatcacactcctgctctctatctaaagagtcttcaatcatatttcctttcctcgattaaaatgtCTTCATTAACTTTCAGCcgaacatcacgttcgctgtaacagcgtgtctcttttcttacctgtgtgaaatggctaaacggATGTgtgcagaagcgagcatggttgatttcgttTGACATTATTGTCGGCGAAtcagacatttttattttttttatcgagaacacccacctcttttgtatttgaacaaaacattgtgcattgcatctcccatgcgtcttgtAAATATTGACAAACGGAATGACACATGAGACAATGGAATAGTGGAATGGAGAATGAATGGTAAATGACCATTTAGTTTAATTCAACCATTACAGTTAATCATTACAATTAACACAATGCTACACTGTAAGTGATAGTTTATATAGATATTTACGAAAGTTTCAGAAGAGGTAGCCTAGTAAaacagcgccacccactggacggcAAAAATGCTTTGCCTGCAAgtaggtctggcctcggatcagtcaaacattttgaacacattgccctgaatctggcaaaccaatcacaacgcagagatttgttttgaataaaagcgggcagagttttgagggagtgacgatgaagcttgcaacgctgggaaagcacatccACGAGAAAGATatcactgattggtcagagcgttggcctataggcacaggtacggtttgaaagacaacgcgttgttctcatcaacagtcttcggatgtactattcatcagggccagactaaattacacatccaatctcacatttaggctggtttatcaggctacagaaGAGGCATTTTCCCAAGAGGCACAATTACATCATGACATCCCCTTTGTCATGGGGGAGGTTACACATGTCAATCATTCCAAGACTCTTTATGTACTTTCCCCCCCCCACTTTTCTTATCTTTTGTTTGGCTTACTTTGTAAtttgtttctttgtcttttttttgtttttggagtgcAGCCTTTGTCATTGGCACCCTTGGGTGATTGCAGTAACCACACCCCTACGCACCTGTCAGGTGcttctgaaagtttttttttaagcaccacctacccaggtttgccatattgactctgaagaagacgtgtgaacgtcgaaacgttagtcttggtgcTTGCCtaataaaacaagttaattttcacatctgaagatgctccggtgattcctttcttcccctgcatttactaaGTCctttcacaagcacaagtggaggacgcaaggccgcatattggaacgcaccctatgtgtgtgtggggcgggggtaaacaaatgtacagtagcagcaatgcaggggtgaatttctcaaaaccaaagttgcttactacattagctactttgtttttttcaatgcattttcccattggcaactaccgaagttgctaacaggctaacaacttctcttttgagaaattcaccccagatacgggggttggacaaaataactgagacacctgtcgttttagtgtgggaagtttcatggctcaagtggaccagcctgttggcctatCTTCATTAAttacacattgcaccagtaaagtgaagtgggAAGGTTAGcaaggtaagagcacagtttgCTCAGAATttcacaatgcacacaacattatgggtgacgaaTCAGagatcaaaaaggagaaattcttggtgcatgTTTAACTGTTcgcatctttgactgagacagcaagtctttgtggtgtatcaagagccatggtatccaaggtaatgtctacataccaccaagaaggatgaaccacatccaatagGATTTtcctgtggacgcaagaggaagctgtctgaaagggatattTGGATGACCGGCCGTgggtattgaccctgtggagctctcgatgggccgctctggtggaaacaggagagtagtCCTTTATTGCCTCTGGTGTTAGAGGTCTGAAATCTCACattaccagactccaaagtagtttcttccaccaagcagttaagaTGGCTGAAACACGTGTTGAAGACAACAACAAGGCACTTTTTGtactttttccaccccccccccctctctctttttattcttcttaaatctttttgaggacacaaaaacacaacaatgttTTACTCCTTattggcttcaaacctataataagacgtaataaacaaatcttgaatcttaataTTGCTGTTGCATGTTAATAGACCTGAGCCCTCTGTAGGATACGCATTAGTTTATaagcatcataacagcattaacagcacagcaggatacagtcatggtgggctacagtaggcctacatgtcagacAGAGCTTTACATTGTGATTGCTTCCCAAGTCTGGACCTTTTCTATGCTATAAACATCATAACAGGATACAGTGGTAGATGTTGCTTAtattgttgtaaaaaaaaaaaaaaaagatgttgaataaatgaccaAGACAAGAAATACAGTGAGCAATTCTTCCTTTACTTAATTGTGAAACCCCTTTAACATATTCTGCTATTTCTGgcttattatcatttttaaaacaatataataataataataataataataataataattattattattattattattattatagtaataataataattattattattatatggttgtagtaTTAGTTTTACCAGAGAGGTCTATGTAGAGCGGATGTTGTTTTACTTTGAAGTAGAGATTTATTTTGATATACAAGATGGCCACGTTTTGGTCCTTCATCACTTCCTTCcttacacaaaacaaacacaaccgAAAAGTGTTGGAACACGTGTCGACTACATTTCCATTGTTTGTGATTCAGAAAGCGCATTTAAAGGCCCGTCGCTATACAGTCATATTTCTTCAGACGACAAAAAACCCTGACTGCTTTTTTGGATACGTCGAAAAAGTGGAGGTAGGTCCGTTAGTTCTGTAGCCGCAACCGCGTTCATTTCTCTGGTAGCCCTACTAcacgtttttcttctttttttcttgcccTACTACACGTTGAAGTTGAATATTGATCGTGCTACGGTGCGCTTTCCGAGGAAAAGCCTCCACTAAAACTTAGCCATGCTGTAGTGTCGTTGGAACGCCTTTATCTTTGATTATGCCATGCGTTTGCTGTGTCATTGTTCACAATGTCACAACAAGATGTCCATCTAGTGTTGGATTACTTTTTCAACAAGATATAGCATTTTGATTATGGTAGCGTGTGACTGTTTCTTCAGACCTGCGTTAAGGATAAGCCAACACCTTTTCAAGCCGCTGCTATTGTGGACTTTACGGTTCCCATAGGCTTCAAGTGTTTTTTCCCCATCTGAGCGCGCAATGAGACTTGTGGAGAAAAAGGTCATGTTCTTGTGGTGATGAAGGCGTAGAAATGAAAGGCTTGCGTTACATGTGACTTTTCCTGGTTAAACAAGagttaaataaattaaaaataaaaatactagAGACATTGAATGGCTACCACTAGAATTTCTGAAATTGTATGTGGTGTTTTGAAGAAAtttaatgattgaaaatgattaaaAGACCTTATTACAAAGGCATTTCTCACAGGCACAGTTCTCCAATCGCATATGTTGACTGCCAtcaccatttcatgtttacaaggtgcacaatgAAATGCACAGAAGTTTTTGTTATTGTAAGAATAATATCATGTTGCACTGTAATTCTGAAAGTAAGAAACTTAAGTTTAAGCGTTCTTAGGCCTACATAGTAATACACATGTAAGAATTAATGAAATGCAaaatgctttctttttttttcaagtgaagATGGTAGATGCACCATGAAGACAGTATGTgtcaagtgtaacggaggctaactagcacagagttggcgtggaacgttggtaaacctccctccgatagcctcatacagtctcgtgccgttgggccgagagactagtctcttggcccagcggtatcgtactgtgtctcccattgccgaaccgttgtagttgacgaggtcgcacgttcgatccccgaggggggtgaacaggtgcaagatgacctccgtcacagtggtgccgaaacccgggatgggagtgaggtttaagggggagagtgtaacggaggctaactagcacagagttggcgtggaacgttggtaaacctccctccgatagcctcatacagtctcgtgccgttgggccgagagactagtctcttggcccagcggtatcgtactgtgtctcccattgccgaaccgttgtagttgacgaggtcgcacgttcgatccccgaggggggtgaacaggtgcaagatgacctccgtcacacatgccATGCTTCTCAgtggggtcattccatgtcaattcacatgattccatAGAATCTCCCcacgtgaccctctccgatttacccgatatctcacatacaggtaccttttgatgtcaattgaaagaataccaagtattagcaccctacgtccaacggttgtggagatgaagccctccaaagttggggtgccatgcccacttttcaagcctgggtcattccatgccaaatctccgaatcatcccgcacgaccatctcagatttggcagaaaaaaatcaaggaggttcacaaacgtcccaataggaaaagtgcaaaattgtagctctcaactcctcatagttttgtcattaaaaatgtttttgtcaggtacccccctgacttgtTTGGAACaaacttctcagagagcccactttcagattgccgtatctaaaaaactgctttaagtaggtccttacaaatttcaaggggtaacatttggaacatttacttgtgaaatgtggattttcacacatcctctcgtcatttaccaccgttttctgggggtttaaagttgcttgaaaaattctcacctttgaatttgtgggcatctttgaaggactgtggtaagcgcagttttaaagacagaggtttgatatggacaatgtatgttcccaaccattctgtgcatgttgtgttgaaagactgatcttctgcgatgaacagtttagaaaatatgaagtctttaaaatggaaaaactgaaacttggtgccatctttgccatgttatttaaaaaaaaatgtcacgactgaccaccatattatcaacagttttggaaagattagatgtctgttcttaacatatccaaaaactgtgatggtattctgcctcatttggtcacaatgatttttcaaaaacccactgttgtgtgacttccacagctcctatgaaaaattgatattagtggcatcttcgccatgttatacaaaataaatgacagaactcaccactatgacatttacagttttagaaagactcaatgtctgtttgtaacatatccaaaaactggggtggtgctctgtctcatgttttaaaaatggacttgtaaaaacgactgtgtgacatctgcagcttgctgctctattgaggtggggcccctgctctgatctttgcaggctacatgggggccctatctaccagtatttgccataaggccctatgtgcaattgttccgccactgtgaatgacttgagcaatttgagtcagacatttttgatacaagatatttgacttgagcattttcgacactctcaatataatacggcaaaaaagtaaaagaggctgttgaggtttttttcagctttttcagtaactacatttcagtaaattaaAGGTTaaagacgtgtgtaaacttcatctttaggcactgaaaaccaaataccggaataaagtgatgaaatgttgaatcactgaaacatccccgtagatcttgaaaaaagtacatcctgactatcaccacatctcaatgctttttattacaattcataacaatctttaataacttgtctaccaactttgatgcagttctgagacTTACTGTGGATTATGTAGGATTGTTTATGAGATATTACcttttatcatgtgattattctttTAACATTTGATTTGTGTATCACTCCGTGTATACAAGTATGTGAATTTATGCAAACTCATCAGGAACGACGTAGAACAGCAAACATTAATGCTTGCATTGTTCAGCTCTGTGACAGAATTGATCCCTGATAAGCATTCAGtaagtattgcagtggtctagcaccatactcagggtagctcagtcatggtgattggaggggcaggacagctgtttagtcaggttacctccttacgaacagtctcctccttgtgtatcatcactgtttttttctcttctccatgataatagaagtgtcccacccccccaaaaaaaccatgacaaagatGACctcttcatagaacttggccccgccccagtcctaaccatgacctaggaacctagcgcattgtgtTGGTTCATGTCAAAGGTCTGTGTGTTCAACCATTTGATATGCACTTCTACTAACAGAGCAAATCTGCAGACATGACGGGAAATTTGAAATGTGTCACATTAAAATATCAAAATAGCTTTACAGCTAGAagatatttgtttaaaaaaatttaatgctgaaataaagtttggcaaatatcctgtatcaagactatgcattaacaatgctactttacaaatcaaattcaaattcaattaatttatcactactgcaattcaagacttactttacggtataatagcaaaatgttaactcctacagtgttgaggtttaaacacatggccataacctttaattcacggacatttagttaccaaaaatgtagttacctaaaagctaaaagaaaaaatactcaagtcacatttcttgtatcaaaaatgcccaagtcaaactgcctgtcattcacagtgtcagcccaaatagattggcacccaaaagtctgcaaaggtcatgattatggcccctacaacaaattcaggagggccctggacaaatgccctgcttgtccccttatagctccgcccctggtaattcatgtgacttaggcattttcacaggagctgctgatgtaacagcaaaggggtttttcaagagtcattacaagacattgatggagaacaccatcccagtttttggatatgttacaaacagacattttGTCTTTCCAAAACTgctcagttcattgtggtgattgctgtcattgttttggtatagcgtggcacagttgccccccaatatcaggttttcataggagcagtggaagtcacacaacagtgggtttttaaaaaatcactgtgaccaaatgaggcagaataccatcccagtttttggatatgttaagaacagacatctaatctttccaaaactgttgataatatggtggtgagtcgtgacatttttttttaataacgtggcaaagatggcaccaagtttcagtttttccattttaaagacttcatatcttctaaactgttcatcgcagaagatcagtctttcaacacaacatgcacagaatggttgggaacatacattgtccatatcaaacctctgtctttaaatctgcacttaccacagtccttcaaagatgcccacaaattcaaaggtgataatttttcaagcaacttaaagcccccagaaaacggtggtaaaggacaagaggatgtgtgaaaatccacatttcacaagtacatgttccaaatggtaCCCCTTCAAATTcccaaggacctacttaaagtagttttttagatacaacactctgaaagtgggctctatGAGAaatctgttccaaacgagtcaggggggtacctgacaaaagcatttttaatgacaaaactatgaggagttgagagctataattttgcacttttcctattgggacgtttgtgaacctccttgatttttttctgccaaatctgagatggtcgtgcgggatgattcggagatttggcgtggaatgacccgccTGTGAATTGcctacaaaatttacaagcagattttgacacctctggttttagtttgaaggaagatacaggcctaaaaatcaccatggcccctcaatatgaccctgtctaccagatgaagTACTTACTactggcatgccttgattatttttggctatattaagccttaaaaactgaatttgtggaacacgtgttgaagagtcttgccattttggggttctagatattggaaactatgtatgctttgggagttataattgatctTCCATCATATTTGagaactgtacagtgtacataCGTGTATTCCAAAAAGTGTAGGGCGCTCAGACATTAacagataaaataggagggactcaaaaacagctttgggacaaaatgaccttacggtaccctctacttcaggcctcaaattaaccatgtgggcacttgatgactggaacacccttttaaccccatgtacagtagcactgtatcaaacattcaagcttggaaaaactttgtttttcaaagttcttcatattaatcttggccttcaaagtatatgttttttgtctatgtcttatcacagtgtctgttttgtctgctgccatctgctggtctaaaaaagtaacaacagcgtaatgtaagaaaacaaaaggggctagaaaatattgcccataatttaccaataaagcactgtaattattatacagtatattgctatatactaattatgattttaacaagcatgatgaatatatagttctatatatatatatatagttatagtttaaataatttcctaagtgtgactgcttaatgctcaatcatgatgtcagtcccaagatggcctcaccctgcactacatttctaccagacatgggggtgggtgtgtcctggtagaaatgtaatcatgattgagcattctgcataatgcttgttaaaatcataattaatatatagcaatatactgtagaattaaagtgctttattgggagcctagcgagcttaacccctaggggcgtctagatttctaggctactttattggtaaattatgggcaagattttccagccccttttgttttcttacattacactgattttgaccagcagatggcagcagacaaaacagacactgtgacaagacatagacaaaaacatatactttgaaggccaagattaatatgaagaactatgaaaaacaaagtttttccaagcttgaatgtttgatacagtgctactgtacatgggggtAAAAGGGCGtttcagtcatcaagtgcccacatggttaatttgaggcctgaagtaaggggtaccgtaaggtcattttgtcccaaagctgtttttgagtccctcctattccatcattaaaagtctgagtaccctactttttttggaatacactgtacagttcccaaatatgatggaaaatcaattataactcccaaatcatacatagtttccaagatctggagccccaaaatggcaagactcttcatcacgcttttcacaaattcagtttttaaggcttaatatagccaaaaataatcaaggcatgttaTTTGTAAGTAAATCAtatggtagacagggtcatattgacgGGCCATGGCGATTTTTAGCCCTGTATCTtgcttcaaactaaaaccagaggtgtcaaaatctgcttgtaaattttgtatgcaattcacaggcttgaaaggtgggcaatgcaccccaactttggagggcttcatctccgcaaccgttagacgtacggtgctaatacttggtattctttcaattgacatcaaaaggtacctgtatgtgagatatcgggtaaattggagagggtcatgtggggaaggcgtgtgaattgacatggaatgacccagtgATGAACACAACAGAATAAATAATTAAGTCATAAATATGTGTTTTCAAAGTGGAGGACGAGGAAGCCCTTGTGGGGCCGCAAGGGAGTTCATGGTTGAGGGGTTAGggtatcagacttgtagcccaaaggttgtcggttcaactACCGACctcccaggttggtgggggagtaattaaccagtgctctccccatcctcctccatgacagaggcactctgagcatggcatgaatgcaatttcattatgtgcagtgtgcacttctgtgcgtgtgtgtcttagagAGTCAACAATCAGTGAGGATGTGACTTCTAAACGGGTTAATGCAtggtctacaccagtggttcccaacttatGGGCcgaggcccactggtgggccctaaaggtatttcttagtgggccttgaaatcattttctaaaaataataatcatattttggtgtgtgttactgttgatttatttgagttttattcttaattgggtcagaggtggcccccaaacatttttgacaattttgagtgggccccaagttgaaaaaggttgggaacccctgatctacacATTAAAATCGATTTAAGCCATCAAATAATACAGATGCCACTGTCAATGGTCCTGCTGATTTAATCTTCTACACTCATTACCTTGTTCTTAGCATGCTGGTTTAGGCTCGCACCGCCATTATTGTGAGGTTGGGTTGCAAATGTAAAAGGAGACAAACTTTGCCAGTAATTGTCATCATGTTTCCGTCCAGTTTCAAGGTCTGTAGAACACTACTAAGATGGCCTCTGCAGAAGTCAACTCTCCACTTCAGATG contains:
- the LOC134464147 gene encoding gastrula zinc finger protein XlCGF26.1-like, which translates into the protein MASAKVNSPLQMMRNIKEETEEFRLADFPEQLNIKEEREEFPGSSSQLNMKEEREEFPGSSEQLNIKEETEQFPGSSSQLNVKEETEEFPGFSSQLNVKEEREEFSGSPEQLNVKEETEQFPGSPPQLRSVKEDSEETLRSLYSLRSVSVVQVDCCRPQGRQENNEENHRDVEPSKRSGHLLLCSSSGAEFSGKTHSAAFTTERPYPCSQCDKSFRTKQNLQNHHSVHTGEKPFSSLDCEKTFSMATTLQLHRRIHTGEKPYACSQCNKSFKRKDELQMHQRVHTGEKPFSCKDCGKSFSQSSHLHTHRRIHTGVRPYACSQCDKSFKSKAELQMHHRVHTGEKPFSCTDCGKSFFWSSHLNTHRLIHTGEKPYVCSQCDKSFKTKRELQIHQSVHTGEKPFLCTDCGKNFSRYTTLHAHRRIHTGERPYTCSQCDKSFKSKAELRRHQRVHTGEKPFSCTDCGKSFSQSSHLHKHRRIHTGEKPYACSQCDKSFKTKRELQIHQSVHTGEKPFLCTHCGKNFSRYTTLHAHRRIHTG